The genomic DNA ATTTTCTCGAAAGTGCGGTATAAATCTTCGTCGTTTTCGTCCTCTTCCGCAATACCCAATTCGGTCATCAATTGTTCAACACGCGCCAAGCACTCATCAACAAATTGTTGATCTTCGGCAGATAATTTTTTGCCTTCATCCAACTGATCCAATAATTGATTCAAACATTCGTTATTTTCCAATTGTTCCAATTCCACCATCGGATCCAATTTAGCTTTTGATTCGGTTTGCGGGACCGGAATAGTTTGACCTTTTTCCGGTTTATTGACAAATTCCACCATTAACGGCACTTTTTTACGGCTACCAATACGCGGATCTTTTACATCCAACGCTTGGTTTTCGGTTTTGGCATCCACCGCACTGTGGCGAGAGCCTGAAGCTAACCCTTTGTGTTTACGTTTTTTCTTCTCTTCACGCGCTTTAGCATCGAGTTCATAACGGGTTGCCTGACGGCCTGAACGCGGTGGTGACGGTTTTTTATCGGTTTTACGGGTCGGCATAATATCCGTCATACGACGGGTCTTTTTCTGACGGGACATAACTTATCTCTTGTGATGAATCAAATTGACCGGCGATTGTACCACTCTGCAAGGGATTTAACGAGAAGTATTAAAAACGTTCACAAAAACAACCGCACTTTTTATGTCTCAGGTTGCTCCTGAATAGAGGATGACGCCAATTTTGCTTCTTTCTGCTGAGCGCGGCGTTTTTGAAAAAAGGCACTGAGTTTTTCGCTGCATTCTTGTTGTAGCACTCCACCGGTAATTTCAACAACATGGTTCATTTTGTAATCATCAAAAAAATGA from Aggregatibacter aphrophilus ATCC 33389 includes the following:
- the yihI gene encoding Der GTPase-activating protein YihI — translated: MSRQKKTRRMTDIMPTRKTDKKPSPPRSGRQATRYELDAKAREEKKKRKHKGLASGSRHSAVDAKTENQALDVKDPRIGSRKKVPLMVEFVNKPEKGQTIPVPQTESKAKLDPMVELEQLENNECLNQLLDQLDEGKKLSAEDQQFVDECLARVEQLMTELGIAEEDENDEDLYRTFEKIDINQFK